A window of the Deltaproteobacteria bacterium genome harbors these coding sequences:
- a CDS encoding alpha/beta hydrolase encodes MDGTPSGRRFVPLAYTDCARIIRANLNYGSRRQIAMTGLSMTKFDEIKATERQFDIGKLRMPDGKVELRYGRVLKDKDPSHFVVFLNGRAEWIEKYAYVQADLALPKHVGFLTCDHRGQGGSGGTRAYIDSYDTYVSDLLHLIKKMTDGKPYVLVAHSMGALISLYGTITGQLAPRSLVLSSPFLGLPNRPVPIPLARPLSRTLAHLGLGSISSGAGDFGRATFADNKLTHRADLYQRIVAAPYKIPGATFGWVAASFRAIDTCFHADNLKKLSTPTLVLAPTLEQVVDPDCARRWALAAHENAPGAVKLDVFHNARHELFSELPQIYAGAITATRDWIMPHLQDLQA; translated from the coding sequence ATGGACGGGACGCCCTCTGGACGACGCTTCGTACCTTTGGCTTACACGGACTGTGCACGAATTATCCGCGCGAACTTAAATTATGGCTCGAGGAGGCAGATCGCTATGACCGGCTTGTCCATGACTAAATTTGACGAGATCAAGGCAACTGAGCGCCAGTTTGATATCGGCAAATTACGCATGCCGGATGGTAAAGTTGAGTTGCGCTACGGTCGCGTCCTCAAAGATAAAGACCCCTCGCACTTTGTCGTGTTTTTGAATGGTCGCGCCGAGTGGATTGAAAAATACGCTTATGTTCAGGCCGACTTAGCTCTGCCGAAGCATGTAGGGTTTTTGACCTGTGATCATCGTGGGCAAGGCGGATCAGGCGGTACACGCGCCTACATCGATAGCTACGACACTTATGTCAGTGACTTATTGCACCTGATTAAAAAAATGACAGACGGCAAGCCCTACGTGCTGGTGGCCCACTCGATGGGCGCTCTCATCTCACTTTACGGCACGATAACGGGGCAACTAGCGCCGCGTTCCTTGGTGTTGTCATCGCCTTTTCTTGGTCTACCTAATAGACCTGTACCGATACCGCTCGCGCGTCCCCTGTCGCGGACGCTTGCGCATTTGGGGCTCGGTAGTATCAGCTCCGGAGCCGGCGATTTTGGTCGTGCCACTTTCGCCGACAATAAGCTTACGCATCGCGCTGATTTGTATCAGCGGATCGTCGCAGCTCCTTACAAGATCCCAGGTGCCACATTTGGCTGGGTAGCTGCGTCGTTCCGCGCTATCGACACTTGTTTCCATGCCGACAACCTCAAGAAGTTGAGTACACCCACATTGGTGCTTGCTCCAACCCTGGAGCAAGTGGTTGATCCTGACTGTGCGCGCCGCTGGGCCCTAGCTGCCCATGAAAATGCACCCGGCGCCGTGAAGCTCGACGTGTTTCACAACGCCCGTCATGAGCTCTTTTCCGAATTACCCCAAATTTACGCAGGGGCCATCACGGCCACTAGAGATTGGATCATGCCTCATTTACAGGATTTACAGGCCTAG
- the ribD gene encoding bifunctional diaminohydroxyphosphoribosylaminopyrimidine deaminase/5-amino-6-(5-phosphoribosylamino)uracil reductase RibD, with amino-acid sequence MVNIVTPPLDMAFSQLDIPTPGRDITPDAAKSLATLIALRGLGRVAPNPLVGAVIVDAQHRFVSAGAHERIGDAHAEIAALRAAAANGLTPAIAGGTMYVTLEPCAHQNRTPACAPQVAASGVARVIYGSPDPNPKVSGRGAAYINNAGITCELDTTWTPACQRLAEVFLWTMHTQSPFVGLKVAMSSDGIMAKKGDQRAWITGPRARAYGHFLRIYYDAILVGAGTMLADDPTLDARDALIAGRTPIRVVLDPEGYLLQTRPDCAWRVLGHEPDRVLWLVSDQLATSATTLLDRLASLSVQVQRLAVDASGAFNPRDVLQALWTRGITSLLIEGGLGVYKSFLSAGCVNRLHLFQAPKLLGSDGDAMYFGEVTTGPLPFTTTSLVPLDQDWLVDASLTRIQ; translated from the coding sequence TTGGTAAATATTGTTACTCCACCATTGGACATGGCCTTTTCCCAGCTGGACATCCCCACACCTGGGCGTGACATCACGCCCGACGCAGCTAAGTCACTGGCCACCCTGATTGCACTGCGAGGCCTCGGTCGTGTGGCACCCAATCCTCTGGTAGGAGCGGTCATTGTTGACGCCCAGCACCGCTTCGTGAGTGCCGGAGCCCACGAGAGGATCGGTGACGCCCACGCTGAAATTGCGGCGCTACGCGCAGCTGCTGCAAACGGGCTGACGCCAGCCATTGCCGGTGGGACGATGTATGTAACGCTCGAACCTTGCGCGCACCAGAACCGCACGCCAGCCTGCGCGCCGCAAGTAGCGGCCAGTGGCGTCGCAAGGGTGATCTATGGCAGCCCCGATCCCAATCCCAAGGTCAGTGGTCGCGGCGCTGCTTATATCAACAACGCAGGGATCACCTGCGAGTTGGATACAACCTGGACGCCCGCCTGCCAAAGGCTGGCGGAGGTCTTCCTATGGACCATGCATACGCAGAGTCCTTTCGTTGGCCTCAAAGTGGCTATGTCTAGCGACGGCATCATGGCCAAAAAAGGCGACCAAAGGGCCTGGATCACGGGGCCGAGGGCCAGGGCTTACGGCCATTTTCTCCGCATTTATTACGACGCTATTTTAGTTGGCGCTGGGACCATGCTTGCCGATGACCCGACCCTGGATGCGCGGGATGCGCTCATTGCTGGTCGGACACCGATCCGGGTGGTTCTCGATCCTGAAGGGTACCTCCTGCAAACGCGGCCGGACTGCGCTTGGCGCGTCCTTGGTCACGAACCCGACCGCGTCTTATGGTTGGTGAGCGATCAGCTTGCAACGTCAGCGACAACGCTTTTAGACCGACTTGCAAGTCTGTCGGTCCAAGTGCAGCGCCTCGCCGTCGATGCCAGCGGAGCCTTCAATCCGCGGGACGTCCTACAGGCTCTCTGGACGCGCGGGATCACCAGTCTCCTCATTGAGGGCGGACTTGGCGTTTACAAATCATTCCTGAGCGCCGGTTGCGTCAACCGTCTGCACCTATTTCAAGCCCCCAAATTACTGGGCAGCGATGGCGACGCCATGTACTTCGGAGAGGTAACGACTGGGCCTTTGCCATTCACGACCACTAGTCTGGTCCCTCTGGACCAGGATTGGTTGGTCGACGCCTCGCTGACGCGAATCCAGTAA